One Portunus trituberculatus isolate SZX2019 chromosome 43, ASM1759143v1, whole genome shotgun sequence DNA segment encodes these proteins:
- the LOC123517992 gene encoding piggyBac transposable element-derived protein 3-like, protein MNVEDAVNYLYSIPDYDEATGIDITLEPPDDGAQSDADDPSEDIVDVEENVNLLGPRLLANAPHIQLTNRNSRVNPCSTRSTTVDLEDDDVREASPQEKAKPPKKRKSKPVYEWKQYNLDHNTYVERRKLDNKSQHIPSIVNRWADEGLTPYDIFTNMWNEEIMKLIKVETNRYHQVTFGKELHVTVNELYQVLGIFLLSGYNKVPNRRLFWSKCADTRNLSVTQCGMSVNRYEEIVRSFHFVDNSKMPSGDKLYKIKPLFDHFNKIFMELAQPLPMTWAVDEEMEPYYEHHGLKQFIRGKPVRFGFKFWCLCSSEGFLVSFKLYEGRDSGHEQELSIGESVVHTLVKGKVPLEVTGL, encoded by the coding sequence ATGAATGTTGAGGATGCAGTGAATTACTTGTATTCAATACCTGATTATGATGAGGCTACGGGCATTGACATAACACTGGAGCCACCTGATGATGGAGCTCAATCAGATGCTGACGATCCTAGTGAGGATATTGTAGACGTTGAAGAGAATGTAAATCTACTTGGACCACGGTTACTAGCAAATGCGCCTCACATACAGCTTACAAATAGAAATTCTCGTGTGAACCCATGTTCAACCCGTTCAACTACAGTAGATCTTGAAGATGATGATGTTCGTGAGGCTTCACCACAAGAGAAAGCTAAGCCtccaaagaagagaaaatccaAACCTGTATATGAGTGGAAACAGTATAATCTTGATCATAACACCTATGTTGAAAGAAGGAAGCTAGATAATAAAAGTCAACATATTCCATCAATAGTGAATAGATGGGCAGATGAAGGCTTAACTCCATATGACATTTTCACTAACATGTGGAATGAAGAGATAATGAAACTCATAAAAGTTGAAACAAACAGGTACCACCAAGTAACATTTGGTAAAGAACTTCATGTCACTGTCAATGAACTGTATCAAGTACTTggtatatttcttctttcaggCTATAATAAGGTTCCTAACCGTCGCTTGTTCTGGTCAAAATGTGCAGACACAAGGAACCTTTCTGTTACACAGTGTGGAATGTCAGTGAATAGATATGAAGAGATTGTTAGGAGCTTCCATTTTGTAGACAACTCAAAGATGCCTTCAGGTGACAAACTATACAAAATCAAGCCTCTATTTGATCACTTCAATAAAATATTCATGGAATTAGCTCAACCGTTACCTATGACATGGGCTGTTGATGAAGAGATGGAGCCATACTATGAGCATCATGGCCTCAAACAGTTCATCAGAGGAAAGCCAGTCAGATTTGGCTTCAAGTTCTGGTGCCTGTGCTCATCTGAGGGGTTCCTTGTTTCTTTCAAGCTATATGAAGGCCGGGATTCAGGGCATGAACAAGAACTATCAATAGGAGAATCAGTTGTTCACACACTGGTAAAAGGAAAAGTTCCCCTGGAAGTAACGGGTTTATAG